Genomic DNA from Parasteatoda tepidariorum isolate YZ-2023 chromosome 3, CAS_Ptep_4.0, whole genome shotgun sequence:
ACTACGCTAATTTTTGTGACCATTCatgataatttgaataatacttATGAACTTTCTCTTACAGCTTAAGTTAACAAAACCAAAGATTTGAATACTGCATTCCTAATCAGTGAAATAAAcacttatgaatatttttcatatgcATATTAATTGccacaaatttaacaaataaatacttacCAATTAGGATAACTTCTCATtcggaaataatttaattaataaaatgaaaggaaatacCATTTTTTGATGAAGTGAGTAAAATATGCTGGATAATAAGGCCTATCCGGTAGTGTCTAACTGGGAAACATTTCAATTAGTGGTTCAGAGGAAATCCTGTTTTTTCATGGTAGATTCATACTCACAAGGTCCTTGcccaaatatgtttaataagtGATAAATAAGTGTTTTGATGCAAATAACGCTAAttagtttcctttaaaaaaatttagaagatcAATTGCAATATTTGACCTTTAATTACGGCTTAGATGTTAACTTAtattgcaacattttttaaaactaaacttccTTAAAAGTTTTGATGTGTAGTGATTTGATTTTTGACCACaacctaaataattttatgaaaatatgtgtttttattgGAAAGGTTTAAATcgaataataaatcaaaatacacattttaatgtttattcattagtttttaactaattttaaatgaattgataaaaaaagttgtgtgaattataatttattttactaaacaagTTTGATGTAATTAATATCAaacagaaactaaaaattataaaaaaaatactgccgattatgtcaatttttttatatgaaaaaatttggaaCCAGCTTGTCTGGGGGAAAAAGGATGCTCTAAAGCTTATTACATTGATACAAACTGTTCACAAAATTGGATACCCCTAAGCACCATGATCCCCTTAAATCATATCAGGAAATTGCAGGAATAGTTTACTCTTTTTCACACGTGTATACTgtcgaaaaatataaaaattcaaaatttgaaatttggaaaattttactatgGTTTTCTCTTGTTATGCTTACAGTTTGCGGAATTTATAACATTATGCAAACTGGTTACTGATGCCTTTTGAATATACTCGGTCTGATTTTAAAATCCGTTCCATgtattttactgataaaaatatttccttactcttcaaatgaatttttataagaatgtatttttttcaattttactaatttacaaaAGCTATCAAATGATTATCTTCCAAAACTCAGCATGACGCGTAAGTTCATTCGGAAAgctaaatgtttttgatttaacggggaataaaaatattaatgaacgaaatgaatatttaattcgGAATTTTGTGGGGGGGAATCAAAGAATCCCGACTTCAGGACTACAGGTTAAGCggaactgtttaaatttttaccacaggtattatatatatatatatatatataatagtatattatttcctatttgtatttatttttaacgcattgcattacaatgttaacccattgatacactgACGTAAAACAAGTGGAAACAgtcgcataaaaacaataaagttacaatgttaacccattgatacactgACGTAAAACAAGTGGAAANaactttcttcgtgttttcttatatttatacatatacatatatatatatatgtatatactaAAACTTAGTGGCGCGACAgctcatagagggccaaggcctactgtacccatccagttttcttgaccttgggctctggggtgcaggagcagacgTTCCGGTTTGGTGGTCAACCGAAACCCCATTGTTTAGtttccaagcatgcttggtactcatttaccGACCCACTGaaggatgaaaggctgagtcaaccttgcccggcctgAGGATCGagcccaggacctgtggcaagGGAGCGcaaagcgctaccactcagccacttttttatgaaattttataggTAATGGAAACAGGTTTCACAGGTTTTACagttaatagaaataaatttctaaaattaaaataaactttaacgtTGCaaggattttgaaaaattcatagaaatttctgttaaaagtttgaaaaattaatttgtgagGTGTTGGaagaaggaaaatattaaaggtTTACAATAGCAGAAGCTGTCAGATATTGTGATATTGAAAATGTAGAAAAGAACGAggcaaaataaaactaatccaTTGAAATTTCTGTTAAGAGTTAGAAGAATTGACTTGTCCGAAGAACAAGAATATGAAAAGTTTACAACAGCAGAAGATGTCAAATATTGTGATATTGGAAACGAGGAAAAGTACGGGGAAAATATAACAGACATTAGATGAGAGGCGAAAGGTTGGCGTATGAAATGatgaatgtaataatttaaatgaagagaTGGTGGTAATTCAAAATTAtcctcaaataaatttatttattttataataggaatttagtaattttgatcAAAGTACTCACTAATATCATCTTCATGATATCATAATCTCATTCCAGGTTTGGCAGGTAATGACCGCAAGGATGATTCCTACAAAAGGCTTTAATTTTCTCAATGaggtttaaaatctttattcaaattaaaaaactatacctgttaataaaaataaatctcaaaatattcTGTTGAAATAATGTGactaattattctgaaaaatttttttcactaagtttaggaatcatttttaaaacgttcttttgaatttttttatgatgttcTATTGCTTaataagtgtaaataaaaaGGTTCTGGTAGAGGTATCTAAAAAGCATTCTAAATATTTGATACAAcggtaaatatcatttaatattagcaaattttaatctgatttctcttttaatattaaaaattttttcctgaatttatattctacattaaaaaattttctgaatttaaaattgcatatttttcacagattatttgtttattatatttttaggaatattatgtaccaaatttaaattttattttgatttatggaagcaaatttaattaaaattctagcaGCTATCTTTCTCATAGTGTTTgagataaatcattttaaaatataaaataatgaatttgaaGTTTCAGAATCACTACTTCTGCtgtactttaagaaattttattctttatcacgaaaaaaattgtatgtataactcaaaattgagaatttcagtaaaaagcatttagtttttgatttgaattaaattcaaatcaaaaacttCCAAACgcgattttctatttaatttttaaaagtgctcaaatggatattttgcatttaaattttttcattgataatcTTTTTAGCATATCACTAAatccataattttaataaaaaaaataaattgttttgataaattttcctaCAAATTTACCAATCTGtcaatttattatgttaataagTATTGGTTGCAAAATGTGTATTACGatacattttatatcataaaattatgatgATGTAGGCTTTGATTATattgatgacatttttttatggtattaGAAATCAAATccgatttttgaaagaaaatttgttattgttttatttgtttatacacTGCTAATGAGTAACATATATTTCAGACAGACATTGCACATACATGgctattgtttatatttaaatttttcagttataatttcaaaaattaaataaaaacagttggaTTACGTGTATAATTTTTGTAGCAAGTTCATTAGCAAAAAAGCAAATAACGTAATACCTTACACGCGCAAATAAGATGTCTATATgttatgaacaaaataataagaattcagatatagcaattaaaaaaaatgagaaataaaaggcaataacaaatacataaatattttcaaataatgttaatttttttaaaataagtaaaaataatttttttctcaagttaaaaagttaagaataaatACGAGAATTAGTAGACAATATTATTGAACATTGAACAACATttcaatgggaaaaaaaaattgatcaatttttaCACTTCATGCCAGAATGCAATATCtagtgaaattaaatattcatagatggcagcaaaaatctcttaaaatattaaaatggtttCACAACATACTTTAGCCTGAATCTGTTTGAAAGCAAGTTCAATATATCTGATGTCGCCATCTAGGAATAAcaattgaaaacatcatttcaaaaacttttcataatcCCACTCTTAATgctataaaatgttattttcattaattgatttattctagaaactaaaaaagtgatttaaatgtatctaaatcttactataaaatatttttcctgagAGAGGGTAAATAATGGGAAGAGTTCTATAAATTTTAGGATAGAAAACTTAcgctatttttagaaaaatctttttcagtaTTTACGTTAATCTTCAGATTTTTTCTCCCCATAATATCTAAAAGTGTTTgtgtgtaaataattttgtagcaATAACATAGACATCATCAAATGATAGTTTTCGAAttacataaaagtaaaacatttaccatgaaaataacttataattaaaaaaaggggagaagttttaattaataattgcgtAAATGTTTCAACAAATCTGTAACTTCCgctatacatttattaatagaCCACTCAAAATTGTTTGCCAGTTTAAATATANcagatttctgatgcatcgccttgaatgaaagtcgctgtatcgtcttgccgatatatgcgttaaatcgatatgtctcgatacatcgatttatagcccagtcctaatcACCATACGTATAGTATACATTCCTCTGCCGGTGGAaggaaatgttaattttatttctgtttctctgaataaattatttaactctaaatcaatatttaattttttcgagTCGGAAATTAAAGAGCTGTGAGAACTTAAACGGGGAGATATCTGTATCGttatctgtggcagaataatcgccaagtcttgtaaacttccgggcagtggcccgcgagaaactaaaaaaaaacatcacagaaagggaccaactcgaaagctataactcgtagccacccccgggcaaacatctacatgctttttttaaaaatatttacaagtttaaaatctatttggcaccttggctaTTCTAGTTGGCCCGTCAGagcacgatacggaaatatccccagaACTTAATGGCTAAAGCAATGAGCTTAGCCCTGgttaacagtgagaaaaatcgttttttaactgttttcacctaatacggttattTAACCGGAAAAAAGGGTAAAATAAACGTGCAATATTGGATAATTATCTATGTGTtctctaaaataaaagagagtaaagataaaatttcgtaaatgtgGCAAATGGGCAGGCGAAATTTGTCGTATTTCCGTGATCTCCCACCCTGATTGTGCCTCAAATTTTCCATACCATTTGCTATAAACGGTAAATTGTTTATATAGAGTTAGTATCCGTATTTTTGTCCAACCCCTGTATATCGTAGGGAGGGAATGTTTCATAGtgactttcatttatttatttattttcgcttTCTTCTTTGTAACaagattatcaaaattaactGTCACTACTGGCAacagaatgaataaaatataaaaaaatgcgattaaaaaaattatgcaacagTTGACACTCGATTACCATTATCGTCAAAGAATCACCCCacttgcattttattattttatttaataaatatggaattatgAGAGTTTTATAATACTCTAAAAACTACTTTATTGCACgtttgattcttaaaaaaatttcttagttttcaGAAATCTCTTGAACTATCGAACTGcttatcatattttgaaaattctttcatacaacaacaatttttttaaccgttcattaatatcaacattttttttaaccgtttaaaattttcaatttctaaaaaagaaaccatatattttaaaaagttgctgttaaaaatgatataactGGCTATTGATTAGTAGCAAAATTACCTATTTTGTCCTGTATAAGACCATCGTTTTAATAAGAACttcattacatttatattcacaacataaactacattaaatttatacttcctaggaaaatttgaaatgaattggATGAATATTAAAGGAGACATTATGTTGACGAGTATGAAATATGCCGCTGAGAAAATGCAGCTTAAAATTCATGAAAGTAAACTTCAACCAAATGAGCGTACATGCATAAATTCTCTGTAAGCATCCATCCTTCTCTTATAAATATGCGATTTTCGCTTATACCATTAAAACTTGTTCCTactatgaaattatattaaaataaaaaccagattttattgagttatttaatatttgtattaacaTTGATGTACCCTTAAAGGAAatagtttgataaattttattatacctGTATAGAAAGGGTTTAAAACTACAATGTAggtacaaaaagtttaaattaactatCTCTTACAAAgcttgtttcaaaattacatatggaaaataaaatgtatgctaacttcaaaattttattaaaattaaatttcttaaaaaataatgtcatcGAAACTGTAATGCCAGACACTTTGACAGACaagtcattttaaagaatttcaaattaaactagatgctttatttaatgcaacatttatttggaaataataaacTCATTCATATCAcgcatgaaaaattaattgagaaacaatgtaatatttatgaaaagttgtctagactaaaaaaaaatatagtaataataatatttcatttcacacAACTACactaattaacaatttaacacAATGAAAATAccattaataaagttaattttgtgtaaaataaatatttgctcacATTTCGATTACATGAAAAGTCTCACTAAATTAATACAGCACATTAGATGCAAATTTTGCCTGtaacttttcattttgtgtATTATATTGTatctaaatgttttaatataccTCACAGTAAATGCAGCACATCCTAGATAATGTATAATTCTCACTTATTATGTCTTATCAActctaaatatgaaaaataacttgATACATTTGTCGCAGGCTGATCGGACAATCCTGCTTCTTACGAATGTCGTCCTCGTTTTGCTATTTGTCAAGTTCATCGGAAAATTCTCTCATTCAGTCTCATATTTTTCAGGCTTTTTACAATTAACCAAGAAGCGTTTAGGCTAATTAAAAAACGTACAAATACAgggtattaaataaaaatggtgaGTTAAAAATTTAGGTCATTtaggctaattaaaaaaaaaacctaaaaaggACTGTACCACCTGGTGATTTTTAAGACAATACAAAATATGGGTGATATACAAAAAGCATGATGATGTACAAAAAGCATACATCGAGTGTTCTATAATCAGAGTccttaatatatgtttttagaatccgtgtgaaaaaggaaatcaaaaaagcttaaatattaggaaatcgCAAATAAACATTTAGGCGAGAAAAAAGCAAAAGCACTATCGAAATCTAACAGATCGTTATAGAGGAAGGTAGAACTTTAAGCattaaaaccagttttattGCCTGGGGAAAAAGTGGAGTTGAAAAGcaattaatagaattttctaGACTATGACTTACAGCTGCACTGCTAATAAGGAGAGAGAGAAAATGCTTTAATGAGAGCTTGActgctatttaaattaaaatgaaatgtcatacataattttgaataaataaattattctgtttaatatttggaggaaaaaattttatgaaaaaaaaaaccttgacttcttcaaaaaaattttacaaattgtttacaaaaaattacggattaaatagaataatatctAAACATATTTGTGGAATGAAGATGagcaataacatttttaaatttgttgagcAGGAAATATGTCaatgaaagttcttttttaaatgttatttgcatttaaactttattttattccaacATTAATTTAGGTTTCGTGATAAAGTCATCTATGCTATTGCAGTATGCACTGAAAAAGTTTTCGGGAAAAGCTTTGCCATGGTCGAAATTTCGATCAcatgacatttttattctacttcaaactttattttttttttgaaaacgaaTAATAGTGCATTGTTCACTAGTTCGTTTTACATTTAGCTTGTAAACACGTGCCATAAAGTACCTATGAGAGACACGCTCATTAGAGGAAGGTACTTTTCGATGAAAAGTATGTTAAGATAAAAATACCTGAATTAGATGTATCTTTACAAATCGAAGATGAATAATTACATATACAAGATGTTTCACATGGAACGGTTGATTAGAAAAAGTATAATGTTCCTTAACAATTTTTGAGtaactgtctttttttttccttcctgaaCACCAATTCGATTTGGTTTACAGGATTTGATTACTAGGTGCTGGTCAGTGCTACTCATATTTTGCTTATAGTTTGATTTGcgtcatatattttaattatattttacaataaacttcAAAAGACGCAAATATGCTTCTATATTTGGTATATCATATTAAAAccaacattctttttaaaaattcatctgcTGTATGGAATGACCAAAGCTTATGTTCTTAATTGCAATCGAATTGATGCAATTCattcatatgaaatatatttttttataatatattaatttcgatacgcaaaaaaaaatatttacccaaTCAGGCAAcctgttattatatttttttttctgtgtatttctttatgtcttattttatttctttacgtATTCGTTAGAGGGGCTTTAAAAAACATCCACAGATCCTATTTTCTTTTAGCACAATACCAGTAGTACCTATTACCACAATTAACGCTGGCGTCATAAATAGTATGGCAATTATGGTTAtctttaacttaaaagtttatttttagcgtaaaaaatgcttttgcagaaattttagttaaaatttacagtaaacaTACGCACCTCAATCAGCTTTACTCACTCTATCATGGTCAGCAAATTAGCTTTGCCTGAAATCAGATTTTTGGAAGCGTTGATTTGTTAAACGAGACGAAGATCTACATCTAAAAATTTCTCCTTAACTCACATCAGGTTGCTGTGATgatataaaaagaacaaaataatatatccATTTCAGTCTTTGAGATTTAACACTGtcaaataattgcatttaataaaaagtctCATAAAcaatttccaggtttttatttaaactttatcaaTAACGAATAAAAACGTCTTTTAATATCAGAAGATTCTTGCTTTTCGTCGAAGAGAGGCACTTTCTCAATCGTGTATGGAGTACTGAAATCTGCAACGaccctttctttttttgtcaccACTTAAGCTATTGCTTTGGCGTAAATATGTAGGGGACGGTACATCCAAATACGAGAAATAAATGAGTTCTCCTAATAAAACAAGCCCTGCAATGACGTATccgaaaagaagaaaaataaaaagatcagATAATTCTTCCAAGGTAATCATTTGTGCAGATTCGGAAAGTGTGGACAAGTCTGCTGATAAACTATCTAATTTTCTCCACTCATCTTTTTGATACTTCCAAAACAAGCCGGCACTAAACATTCTCTGAATTATTTTGTTGAGATTTTCTTTGAAACAGAAATCTTTAGATAGCACGAGAGCCATGTTCCATGACACCAATATGTCCTTTGAAATCTCTGTATTTCTGCTAAGCTGTCTGCTTAACAATTGCAGTTTCAACTGTATGTTTGACACTGCAATATTCTCCAAACTGACATCGCCATTCGCCAAATCATCGAAATTGACGTACCATTTATGTTTCTCAATCGCTCGgcctaaatatttcaaatcttcATCTGCAGAGGATGTGAGAGTGGATGGTATGCTACTGCCTGTTTCAACAAAGCAACGGTACCCTCTATTCCTCACAGCCAATGAAAGTTCCACAAAGTTTTTAATTGGAAGATCTTGCGTTGGCACTGTTAAATTAGTTAGAAGTGTCGCTGAATAACTCCAAGATATTATTAGAACAAAGAACCACCAAACAGCTAAAAACATGTTTGCTTTAAATGTTTGCTGTTTCAAATGAATCATCTGTTTGAAGATACTGCCATATAGTTCGAATAATATTGtaacataagaatattttttactaagcaATACCCTATAAACGGTTGGGTATAACAGTAAAGTAACAAGCAAGCAAATCCACAAAGTAAAGGTGAATGGTTTCAAAAAGCCTAAAACATGATCCGgagtttcttgtttttccaCGAAAAAAGTCACTTCTTGAATTGTGTATGGTGTGCTGAAGTCTACGACTGCCATTTTTTCTTCTGACACTGTCATTAGACTAAATGCCATGTCTGCTTCATTTCTCTGCGCCATGCCGATTAATCCAGTCCAATTACCCCCTGCCATTGGACGACCGAACTCTCCATCCGGCGAAGTGACCAGGTTGTATTTGAAATTGTTGTATTGTGAAAGAATGTCCAAAAATTTACCACCAAAGCCACCTAGCTGgttgtttgttattatttcaaatgcGTATTTCAATGGTTTCACAGCAATAGTTAAATTTCTAGTTCTAGATGAGCATAGCTTTTCAATCAtgacactaaaaaaatattatgaaatcaataaataagtcAGTATCAAGGAATGATCCATAAGCCTTCAGGTTTTTCAGATTATACTGTCCACACATTCTTCTAATCGTTTTCAGAgaaataaacacttaaaaattcattctagCAATCATATTATTCCTCTAGTTATCATCTCGCTTGAAAAAATTCGTCTTTTAccattcaatttcttaaaatcttattGTGTACCATTTTCCCCTCTACTTTTGAAACTCCACCGTTTTACAAAAACTTCTTGCAATCATATTGGCATCCTTTTGTTACTGCGTTTGTGTGAattacgaatttaaaaattcatttcactcAAGTTTCTTAcaatctttttcttatttcagttCTACTTGGGTTAATACTTAATACttatagtttcagtttttttcattaacttgtTTGGATATAactcaaatattgaaattcgatttcttgctgtaatatttccttttttaccattaatttttgaaaaagttaactgtaaaaaatcctTGTACACAAATTTCTCGCAATCAAATTGTTTGCCTTTTGATGCTacatttatatgaatttcactttcaaaaattaataacactCACGTTTCTTGTAACCACAGTATGCTTTGATTTTTCTACTCGCTTCGAAAATTCAAGTTTCttgatatattttccttttattcaaCCGTTGCTTGTGGATAAAGTTTTGGAGAACTTCTATGCCGACCCAATCAGTAACTTTCTTGCACAAATGGCTAACTTATTTGACTTCTTATCTTCTGTAGTTttcaaaagatataatctcaATAAGTCGCAATTCAACTCTACTTATTACTTTCCAATTACATCGACtttacagtaaatatatttCGCAATagcatacatatttaattatttatctcatACTTAAcagcataataattttagtgAGTGTGTGCTGcaataacacatttttcttcTAACTAAATATGGTTAGAAATATAACGAAATAAACGTGATCAATATCAAAACGTTTAGAACTTGTTGacatattcttgaaaaaatataaataagcatACCATTATGATTTTACTTAGCTAATTTTTGGATTACCATCTGATAGCAGACTCGGAAAACAGCATtgtatacaattattttcaagaatgatattttctaaaaaacatttttttcccaactggcaaaaaaaaaatgctcacgGAACGCATAATAGAACATTTTCGTGCTTAcaacagtaataaatattaaaacattatgtaCTCAACCTCTAGCATAAAGTGGGTATTGATTATTCCACAAAATTGAATATTCTGGAAAATAAAGGTTTATAATCTTATTTTGTGCAGGATAATTACGTTTATCGAACATCgcataaaatcttaataatgttattaagtGAAACATACCCATGTGGATAGAATAATTAGTTAATCACTATAGCAACCcacaaaaaaatggtaaatatgtatcagaaaaaactataaataagttCGCGTATGAGctataaatgacaaaataatttatgcttgctataatttaacctataaaaagctagataaaattgtttccactttatgtattgaaaaatatatttaaagaattaatcaTGTGGTAATATGGAGCTATAGATCAATTGTGATGCAGGAGTCGCTAAACTTTTTTGACTTTCGATAAATgctatcaaatttcaaattgaatagTGTTTATAGATGTAAATCTATAATCGTTCAAAAAATCGTTAAATTGATTTCGACTATCAGGGATTCATTTGGCTGGTTTCGTTGAACTTTAGTTTAGAATTATGCACACAAGCAGCATCCACAGTCACTATAATTCACTGCTTTTTCTaatcttaacttttaattttgtctttattaGCGTATTTCAAAAGGTGTGAAAGGTATCTCGAATTCTTGCCTTGATGCCTAGAATTTTGAACGAAATTGAAAGGTCAGAGTTATAAAAGAATGAAACAGGAATAGgaagtgaaaaataatcaaatttaaaactcttcGGGAGTAATggaaagttattaatttaatgttaatgatCTTCTCGTTCCTAAAAAATAACACCGTTTAGAGAAAATAAAGCAGCCACAGCATAGAGTTCAAATGaaccataaattaaatactaaacgATTATTGAATGCTATACGTATTCTATAAGAAAAAAgcacttaacttaaaatatctattctgttaattattctactttaagaaaatagtGCCGAAATAtagattgaaaat
This window encodes:
- the LOC107451766 gene encoding glutamate receptor ionotropic, delta-1-like, with amino-acid sequence MIEKLCSSRTRNLTIAVKPLKYAFEIITNNQLGGFGGKFLDILSQYNNFKYNLVTSPDGEFGRPMAGGNWTGLIGMAQRNEADMAFSLMTVSEEKMAVVDFSTPYTIQEVTFFVEKQETPDHVLGFLKPFTFTLWICLLVTLLLYPTVYRVLLSKKYSYVTILFELYGSIFKQMIHLKQQTFKANMFLAVWWFFVLIISWSYSATLLTNLTVPTQDLPIKNFVELSLAVRNRGYRCFVETGSSIPSTLTSSADEDLKYLGRAIEKHKWYVNFDDLANGDVSLENIAVSNIQLKLQLLSRQLSRNTEISKDILVSWNMALVLSKDFCFKENLNKIIQRMFSAGLFWKYQKDEWRKLDSLSADLSTLSESAQMITLEELSDLFIFLLFGYVIAGLVLLGELIYFSYLDVPSPTYLRQSNSLSGDKKRKGRCRFQYSIHD